Proteins from one Streptomyces sp. NBC_00390 genomic window:
- the tuf gene encoding elongation factor Tu encodes MAKAKFERTKPHVNIGTIGHIDHGKTTLTAAITKVLHDAFPDLNEASAFDQIDKAPEERQRGITISIAHVEYQTESRHYAHVDCPGHADYIKNMITGAAQMDGAILVVAATDGPMPQTKEHVLLARQVGVPYIVVALNKADMVDDEEILELVELEVRELLSEYEFPGDDLPVVKVSALKALEGDKEWGQSVLNLMAAVDEAIPQPERDVDKPFLMPIEDVFTITGRGTVVTGRIERGVLKVNETVDIVGIKPEKTTTTVTGIEMFRKLLDEGQAGENVGLLLRGIKREDVERGQVIIKPGSVTPHTEFEAQAYILSKDEGGRHTPFFNNYRPQFYFRTTDVTGVVTLPEGTEMVMPGDNTSMTVALIQPVAMEEGLKFAIREGGRTVGAGQVVKITK; translated from the coding sequence GTGGCGAAGGCGAAGTTCGAGCGGACTAAGCCGCACGTCAACATCGGCACCATCGGTCACATCGACCACGGTAAGACGACCCTCACGGCCGCCATTACCAAGGTGCTGCATGACGCGTTCCCGGACCTGAACGAGGCCTCGGCCTTCGACCAGATCGACAAGGCGCCCGAAGAGCGTCAGCGTGGTATCACCATCTCCATCGCGCACGTCGAGTACCAGACCGAGTCGCGTCACTACGCCCACGTCGACTGCCCCGGTCACGCGGACTACATCAAGAACATGATCACCGGTGCTGCCCAGATGGACGGCGCCATCCTCGTGGTCGCCGCCACCGACGGCCCGATGCCGCAGACCAAGGAGCACGTGCTCCTGGCCCGCCAGGTCGGCGTTCCGTACATCGTCGTCGCCCTGAACAAGGCCGACATGGTGGACGACGAGGAGATCCTGGAGCTCGTCGAGCTCGAGGTGCGTGAGCTCCTCTCCGAGTACGAGTTCCCGGGCGACGACCTGCCGGTCGTCAAGGTCTCGGCGCTCAAGGCGCTCGAGGGCGACAAGGAGTGGGGCCAGTCGGTCCTGAACCTGATGGCCGCCGTCGACGAGGCGATCCCGCAGCCCGAGCGTGACGTCGACAAGCCGTTCCTGATGCCGATCGAGGACGTCTTCACGATCACCGGTCGTGGCACCGTCGTCACCGGCCGTATCGAGCGTGGTGTCCTCAAGGTCAACGAGACCGTCGACATCGTCGGTATCAAGCCGGAGAAGACCACCACCACGGTCACCGGCATCGAGATGTTCCGCAAGCTGCTCGATGAGGGCCAGGCCGGTGAGAACGTCGGTCTGCTCCTCCGTGGCATCAAGCGCGAGGACGTCGAGCGCGGCCAGGTCATCATCAAGCCCGGTTCGGTCACGCCGCACACCGAGTTCGAGGCCCAGGCCTACATCCTGTCGAAGGACGAGGGTGGCCGTCACACCCCCTTCTTCAACAACTACCGCCCGCAGTTCTACTTCCGTACCACGGACGTGACCGGCGTGGTGACCCTCCCCGAGGGCACCGAGATGGTCATGCCGGGCGACAACACCTCCATGACCGTCGCGCTGATCCAGCCGGTCGCCATGGAGGAGGGCCTGAAGTTCGCCATCCGTGAGGGTGGCCGGACCGTCGGCGCCGGCCAGGTCGTCAAGATCACCAAGTAA